One window from the genome of Pieris napi chromosome 12, ilPieNapi1.2, whole genome shotgun sequence encodes:
- the LOC125054289 gene encoding kelch domain-containing protein 10 homolog, producing MASNVRDFLFEPFKVIEVKFEGRKWPRPRSGHRIICDDGNVYCFGGYNPSLLLKEIQLNSSTWSPTKPLFRELWSFNVATRLWKEHDITENMPEELASNAMCINGRYIMIHGGTGFHFGNKCSNDVIVWNTKCCNNTLEVLEVTGARPPGQYGQSILCHNSYFYTVGGTNGHEYNCDIHRLDLLTMTWEPAFLGTGQDYEPQGRYRHEMAKADNKLYIIGGGTNEMAFELMEIPMFDLDNNTWSCLFPKPDDSLEKTIAPLPRKCHSAVQIDTESGVQVFVVGGSDSESVFNDVWRLDLPELQWHLMQKSVLPNPLYFHSSAVTSYGCMYIFGGIESLQNVTCRKNKLYKMWLCIPKLSEMCWEALHSCYPKVATLKKQELLDIGIPQHIVERVHTG from the exons aTGGCGTCGAATGTTAGAGACTTTTTATTTGAACCATTTAAAGTTATTGAAGTTAAATTCGAAGGACGTAAATGGCCTAGACCTAGAAGTGGACATAGAATTATTTGTGACGATGGAAATGTGTACTGTTTCGGAGGTTACAACCCTTCCTTGTTATTGAAAGAAATACAGCTTAACAGTTCCACATGGTCACCCACAAAACCACTATTTAGGGAATTGTGGAGTTTTAATGTAGCCACACGATTATGGAAGGAACATGATATAACTGAAAATATGCCTGAAGAATTAGCTTCGAATGCTATGTGCATCAATGGCAGATATATTAtg atacatGGTGGTACTGGTTTTCACTTTGGTAACAAATGCAGTAATGATGTTATAGTATGGAATACTAAATGTTGTAATAATACCCTAGAAGTTCTGGAAGTAACAGGTGCTAGGCCACCTGGGCAATATGGGCAGTCTATCTTGTGCCACAATAGCTATTTTTATACTGTAGGAGGAACAAATGGTCATGAATACAATTGTGATATTCACag ATTAGATTTACTTACTATGACATGGGAACCTGCATTTTTAGGCACAGGACAAGATTATGAACCACAAGGAAGGTATAGACATGAAATGGCCAAAGCTGATAACAAACTTTATATCATTGGCGGAGGCACCAATGAAATGGCCTTTGAACTCATGGAAATCCCTATGTTTGACTTAGATAACAATACTTGGTCATGCTTATTTCCAAAACCTGATGATAGTTTAGAGAAAACCATTGCACCATTGCCAAGAAAGTGTCATAGTGCAGTTCAAATTGATACGGAGAGTGGTGTTCAAGTTTTTGTTGTTGGGGGGAGTGACAGTGAATCAGTGTTTAATGATGTTTGGCGGTTAGATTTACCTGAACTCCAGTGGcatttaatgcaaaaaagtGTTCTTCCTAATCCATTATACTTCCATTCATCTGCAGTCACTTCATATggatgtatgtatatatttggTGGCATAGAATCACTACAGAATGTAACATGTAGAAAGaataagttatataaaatgtgGTTGTGTATTCCAAAATTAAGTGAAATGTGTTGGGAAGCACTCCATAGTTGTTATCCAAAAGTTGCAACACTCAAAAAACAGGAACTACTTGACATAGGTATTCCTCAACACATTGTCGAGAGAGTGCATACTGGTTAA
- the LOC125054754 gene encoding RING finger protein 10: MLEETRMDKKSINRSIPQSRATAVDCKKNTELTYRPWPRNNKKRETSGTVPKNENYRKNLPVQRGRGQVDKKPRSLGANNFTVGGAENARLENDEEPEIGSLLMPGSKKQNLNHLLNFMYYPRGSNERRGPPPRKQVGRTQNRAYHHFEHDLYLRTYCQFVVKEDGDYKENLLNPDLPIKWEQIEEIVVRTVGEWQCPICLGHPVAGRVGICGHVYCWACILHYSSTHEKQPPPCPVCIVTLNVANMKPTRLVKWDTTEEVTMRLVRRLRGSSIVEAAPPRGVLTEIKEASVLPLEEQLASPYARIFSANQQQILDIIERDKEEISAQIQAEIDTTELVYLEQALNMLKIKKKENLKRQHVKPKIVEEAEVADEVVIEKHDLAEKKYDWFDLDEDEGATCLDELSELDINDEMAETPPEPDPKFGFDFNDNPLENLDVRDSPTDIDPINITEVDRENQTRYFYFYQAEDGQQVFLNSLNVRLLVASWGALVAAPPLIRSRVLHRDTVSLGEQTRKHMPYTAHLPLHCSFDVVELDLKPPYVTPEALENFAVEIERRARNRARQEREERRRERAYHRAMEGPPKPDFFSDVLFPPPVSPLGSPPEHNLYEPGPSGEQPKPSTSGSAGPSFAKMAGTSGTWRVRKTNVPPPPIEVNEESHAPRSLVLSDAIEAALQASPSNAPSKKKKSKQKLLFATGMNRFP; the protein is encoded by the exons ATGTTGGAGGAAACCAGAATGGACAAAAAGTCTATAAATCGATCTATACCACAGTCGAGGGCAACTGCCGTcgactgtaaaaaaaatacag AATTGACATATAGACCTTGGCCAAGGAATAACAAAAAACGTGAAACATCGGGTACTGTACCAAAAAATGAAAACTACCGTAAAAATTTACCAGTACAGAGAGGAAGAGGCCAGGTCGACAAAAAGCCCCGTTCTCTTGGTGCCAATAATTTTACTGTGGGTGGAGCGGAGAACGCCAG GCTAGAAAATGATGAGGAACCTGAAATAGGTTCTTTGTTGATGCCAGGAAGCAAAAAGCAAAATTTGAATCATTTGCTGAACTTTATGTACTACCCTCGAGGGAGTAATGAGCGGAGAGGGCCTCCACCTCGAAAGCAGGTTGGCAGGACCCAAAACCGTGCTTACCATCATTTTGAACATGACTTGTACCTAAGGACTTA ttgtCAATTTGTTGTCAAAGAAGATGGagattataaagaaaatctgTTAAACCCTGACCTTCCAATTAAATGGGAACAAATAGAGGAAATT GTGGTAAGGACGGTTGGTGAATGGCAATGCCCCATATGCTTGGGTCATCCAGTGGCCGGTCGTGTGGGTATCTGTGGCCATGTGTACTGCTGGGCGTGCATTTTGCATTACTCCTCTACTCATGAGAAGCAGCCACCACCATGCCCTGTCTGTATTGTGACGCTCAATGTGGCCAATATGAAACCAACCAGATTGGTCAAGTGGGATACAACTGAAGAG GTGACAATGCGCCTCGTCCGCCGTTTACGTGGATCCTCAATAGTAGAAGCTGCGCCACCTCGTGGTGTTTTAACAGAGATCAAAGAAGCGTCTGTCTTGCCGTTGGAGGAACAGCTGGCTTCACCTTATGCAAGAATATTTTCGGCTAATCAACAACAG ATTCTTGACATAATAGAGAGAGATAAGGAAGAGATTTCAGCTCAAATTCAAGCAGAAATAGATACAACAGAACTTGTCTACTTGGAACAAGCATTAAACatgcttaaaattaaaaaaaaagaaaatctaaAACGGCAACATGTGAAACCCAAAATTGTTGAGGAGGCAGAGGTAGCCGATGAAGTTGTTATCGAGAAACATGATTTAGCTGAGAAAAAATATGATTGGTTCGATCTTGACGAAGACGAGGGCGCCACTTGTTTAGATGAATTGTCAGAATTAGACATAAATGATGAAATGGCTGAGACGCCTCCGGAACCTGATCCCAAATTTGGGTTTGACTTTAATGACAATCCTTTGGAAAACTTGGATGTTAGGGACAGTCCCACAGATATAGATCCAATTAATATAACCGAAGTTGACAGAGAGAATCAAACGAGATACTTCTATTTTTATCAAG cCGAGGATGGTCAACAAGTGTTTCTAAACAGTTTGAATGTGCGTCTGCTGGTCGCGTCGTGGGGTGCTCTTGTGGCAGCTCCGCCCCTTATACGGTCACGAGTGCTGCATCGAGATACGGTCTCCTTGGGTGAACAg acCCGTAAACACATGCCATACACAGCCCACTTGCCTCTTCATTGCTCCTTTGATGTAGTCGAACTAGACTTAAAGCCTCCCTACGTCACTCCAGAGGCACTTGAAAACTTTGctg TGGAAATAGAGCGCCGTGCCCGCAACCGCGCTCGCCAAGAACGCGAAGAACGACGTCGTGAGCGTGCTTACCATCGCGCTATGGAGGGTCCGCCTAAACCTGACTTCTTTTCCGATGTCCTGTTTCCACCACCTGTTTCCCCCTTGGGAAGCCCACCAGAACATAATTTGTATGAGCCTGGCCCTTCTGGTGAACAACCTAAACCGTCTACCAGTGGCTCTGCTGGACCATCCTTTGCAAAg ATGGCAGGCACGAGTGGAACATGGCGGGTTCGGAAGACCAACGTACCTCCTCCTCCCATTGAAGTAAATGAGGAAAGTCACGCCCCACGCTCTCTAGTACTGAGCGACGCAATAGAAGCTGCTCTGCAAGCGAGTCCTTCAAACGCCCCGtccaaaaagaaaaaatccaaacaaaaattgttatttgcaACCGGTATGAACCGGTTCCCATAA